Part of the Kitasatospora sp. NBC_01266 genome, CAGCCGGCGCTCCGGGCGCCGGTGGTGCTGCTGCTCGCCGCCGACCTGCCGTTCCTGGACGGTGCGACGGTACGTCGGCTGGTGGGCGCGGTCGGTGCGGCGGACGCGCTGGGTGCGGGCGTCGAGGCGGCGGTGCTGGTCGACGCCGACGGGCGCGACCAGCCGCTGGCCGCCGCCTACCGCAGCGCGGCGCTGCGCGCGGGGCTGGCCGCCCTCGGCGACCCGTCGGGCCTGCCGCTGCGCCGCCTCACCGGCGGCCTGCGCACCGCCCGGCTGGCCGATCCGGACGGGGCGGCGGTGGACTGCGACACCTGGGACGAGCTGGCCGGCGCCCGGCGTCGAGCCGCTGCCGGCGGTGAGCCGTCGGACGGGGGCGGGGCGGCGACGGAGCGGGCCTGACCGTCCGGGTGAGCGAAACGAAGCGTTCCGGCCGGCCGCTGGTAGCGGCCCGGGCGCTGTGGATCAGGCAGCATGGACCACCATGGAACGCACGCTGGACGACTGGATGACCGAGGCCGCGGCCGAGCTGGGGATCGACCCGAAGGCCGAGATCCGAGAACTGCTCGACCTCGCCCGGGTGGTGGCGCACGGGGTGGAGCGCCCGGCCGCCCCGCTGACCACTTTTCTGGTCGGCTACGCCGCTGCGGCACGCGGTGGCGGGGCGGTGGCGGTCGGCGAGGCCGTGCGGCAGGTGACCGCGCTGGCCGAACGCTGGGTCGCCGAGCAGCCGGCCGGGCAGGCAGCTGAGCAGCCGTCCGCCCCGCAGTCGTCCGCCCCGCAGTCGTCCGCCCCGCAGCCGGCTGTCCCGCAGCCGGCGCAGACGCGGCCGGTCGAGACGCCCCCGCCGCCGTCCCCGTCCGCGGGGCAGCCGTGAGCGCCGCCGCGCCACCGCTGGGCACCCAGGGTGCCGTCACCCCCACCCCCGTGGCGCCCTGGCCACGGGCGCGGGTGATCGCCGGCCGGGCCCCGGCGCGTCCGCTGCCCGTGGTCGAGCGCGAGCTGACGGCCGCGCTCGGCCAGACGCTGGCCGCCCCGCTGGCCGCGCTGATCGATCTGCCCGCCTTCGACACCTCCGCGATGGACGGCTGGGCGGTGGCGGGTCCGGGCCCGTGGCGGCTGGCCGGCCGAGTGCTGGCCGGGCGGACCCCGCTGCCGCTGGCCGACGGCTGGGCCACCGAGATCGCCACCGGCGCCCAACTGCCGCCCGGCGCGACCGCCGTGCTGCGCCGCGAGTACGGCCGGGTCGAACGCCCCGCCCTCCCGCAGCCCGGAGCCGGCGGGAACCCGGTGCCCGGGACGCTGCACTCGCGGGTGACCGGTGAGCCCGCGCCCGGCCAGGACGTCCGCCCGCGCGGCCAGGAGTGCCGCAGCGGTGAGGAGTTGCTGCCGGCCGGCAGCACGGTGACCGCGGCCGTCCTGGGCCTCGCTGCCGCCTGCGGCTACGACCGGCTGCCGGTCCGTCGTCGGCCGACCGTCGAACTGCTGGTGCTCGGCGACGAGTTGCTGGAGTCAGGGCTGCCGGGACCGGGTCTGGTCCGGGACGCGCTCGGGCCGCTGCTGCAGCCCTGGCTGGGTGCGGCCGGTGCCGAACTGCTCGGGCGGCGGCCGGTGCGCGACGACTTCGCGCTGCTGCGGGACGCGCTGCGGTACTCGGCGGCCGAGGTGGTGGTCACCACCGGTGGTACGGCGGCCGGGCCGGTCGACTTTCTGCACGAGGCGCTCGCCGAGTGCGGCGGCCGGCTGCTGGTGGACGGGGTCGCGGTCCGCCCCGGGCACCCGATGCTGCTGGCCGTGCTGCCACCGGCCGTCCCGGGCGGGTCCGCCGGGTCGCGGGCCGGGGAAGGGCCGGTCCGCTACCTGGTGGGGCTGCCCGGCAATCCGCTGGCCGCGGTGGCCGGTGTCGTCACCCTGGCGCTGCCGTTGCTGGACGCGCTGGCCGGGCGCCCGGCCGGGCCCGGCAGGTTCCTGCGCACCGCCGTCGCGCTGGCCGGGCACCCCACCGACACCCGGTTGCTGCCGGTGCGCCTCGGTGCGGACGGGCCGGTACCGCTGGCCTTCGACGGCCCGGCGATGCTGCGCGGTCTGGCCCGGGCCGAGGCGCTGGCGGTGCTCCCGCCGGGCGGGGTGGCGGCGGGCGAGCGGGTGGAACTGCTGGGAGTGCCTGGGTGACCGGCGGGGAGGCGGACGGCCGGATCGCGCTGCCCGCCCGGCGCGGCGGGCCGCCGCTGCGGCAGGTCGGGCTGCGGGTCGCGATCGCGCTGGCCGTGCTGCTGGCGACCACGCTGATCGTCTACCTGGACCGCTCCGGCTACCACGACAACGCGCACGAGCGGCTCTCGTTCCTAGACGCCGCGTACTACGCCACCGTCACCCTCTCCACCACCGGGTACGGCGACATCACCCCGGTCAGTGACGGCGCGCGGCTGGCCAACATCCTGGTGATCACCCCGTTGCGGGTGGTCTTCCTGATCATCTTGGTCGGCACCACGCTGGAGGTGCTGGCCGAGCGGACCCGCCGGCAGTGGCGGATCGGACGTTGGAGGTCATCCGTGCGCGACCACGCCGTGATCGTCGGCTACGGCACCAAGGGGCGCAGCGCCGTCCAGACCCTGCTCGGCCAGGGGGTGCCCAAGGAGCGGATCGTGGTGGTCGACCCGCAGCGCCGGGTGGTCGAACAGGCGACCCGGGACGGGCTGGTCGGCGTGGTGGGCGACGCCACCAGGACCGACACCCTGCTGAGCGCCGAGGTGCCGAGGGCCGCCCAGGTGGTGGTGGCCACCGAACGGGACGACACCGCCGTGCTGGTGGCACTGACGGTCCGTCAGCTCAACCGGGCGGCCACGCTGGTGGCGGCCGTCCGGGAGGACGAGAACGCCCCGCTGCTGCGGCAGAGCGGGGTGGACGTGGTGGTGACCAGCTCCAGTTCGGCCGGGCGGCTGCTCGGCATGTCGATGCTCAGTCCGAACGCCGGCGGCCTGATGGAGGATCTGCTCACCTACGGCAGGGGCCTGAACGTGGTCGAGCGTCCGGTCACCCGGGCCGAGGCCGGGCAGAGCCCCAGGGCCTGCCCCGACCTGGTGGTGGCGGTGGTGCGGGGCAGGCGGCGGCTCGACTTCGCCGATCCCGAGGCCGCGGTGCTGCAGCCGACCGACCGGGTGATCACCATCCAGCGCTCGAACCCGTCCAGTTGACGGTCAGGCGGTCCGGCGGTAGCTGAACTCCTGGCTTTGGAAGGCTGGTTAGGTCTGACTCGAGCCGTACGGGACGGTGTGGCTCACTTGGCCAGTTCCACCCGGACGGCGGCGGTGACCCGCTCGGCGCGCGCGGCGATCTCGTCCACCCGGGCGGTGTCGGCCAGTAGCGCCTCGCGGGTGCGCTCCTCGCGGATGCCGGTCAGGTTGACCTCGACGTTGACCCGGGCCGTGGTGGCCGCCGCGCGGGCCGCCTCGGCGGCGGCGGCGATGTCGGTGATCACGTTGGGGTTGCCGATCGGCAGCAGGGTCTCGGCCAGCTCGACGACGTCCAGTGCGGCGGTGATCACCTCGGCCGGCGGGCGGGCGGCGTCGACCAGCGCCCGGGCGATCGCCGCCGAGCGGGCCGCCTTGGCCGTGTCGTCGCCCGCGGGTAGCCGGTAGGCGTCGGTGACGGCGGTGAAGGCCGCCGCGTCCTGCTCGGCCAGGGTCAGCGCCCGGCCGCGCAGCGCGTCGCTCTCCCGGATGATCCGCTCCACCACGCTCTGGTGGGCGGCGTACTTCTCCCCGGTGCTGTAGCGAGCCACCATGGCCAGCAGTGCGGCGGCCTGCGCGGCGTGCAGCGCGGCCGACGCGCCGCCCCCCGGGGCGGGGACCCGATCGGCCAGGCGGTCCAGGAATTCGCTGATGCTGTCGTCGCGCACGGC contains:
- a CDS encoding cyclodeaminase/cyclohydrolase family protein: MRDDSISEFLDRLADRVPAPGGGASAALHAAQAAALLAMVARYSTGEKYAAHQSVVERIIRESDALRGRALTLAEQDAAAFTAVTDAYRLPAGDDTAKAARSAAIARALVDAARPPAEVITAALDVVELAETLLPIGNPNVITDIAAAAEAARAAATTARVNVEVNLTGIREERTREALLADTARVDEIAARAERVTAAVRVELAK
- a CDS encoding molybdopterin molybdotransferase MoeA, producing MSAAAPPLGTQGAVTPTPVAPWPRARVIAGRAPARPLPVVERELTAALGQTLAAPLAALIDLPAFDTSAMDGWAVAGPGPWRLAGRVLAGRTPLPLADGWATEIATGAQLPPGATAVLRREYGRVERPALPQPGAGGNPVPGTLHSRVTGEPAPGQDVRPRGQECRSGEELLPAGSTVTAAVLGLAAACGYDRLPVRRRPTVELLVLGDELLESGLPGPGLVRDALGPLLQPWLGAAGAELLGRRPVRDDFALLRDALRYSAAEVVVTTGGTAAGPVDFLHEALAECGGRLLVDGVAVRPGHPMLLAVLPPAVPGGSAGSRAGEGPVRYLVGLPGNPLAAVAGVVTLALPLLDALAGRPAGPGRFLRTAVALAGHPTDTRLLPVRLGADGPVPLAFDGPAMLRGLARAEALAVLPPGGVAAGERVELLGVPG
- a CDS encoding potassium channel family protein, coding for MTGGEADGRIALPARRGGPPLRQVGLRVAIALAVLLATTLIVYLDRSGYHDNAHERLSFLDAAYYATVTLSTTGYGDITPVSDGARLANILVITPLRVVFLIILVGTTLEVLAERTRRQWRIGRWRSSVRDHAVIVGYGTKGRSAVQTLLGQGVPKERIVVVDPQRRVVEQATRDGLVGVVGDATRTDTLLSAEVPRAAQVVVATERDDTAVLVALTVRQLNRAATLVAAVREDENAPLLRQSGVDVVVTSSSSAGRLLGMSMLSPNAGGLMEDLLTYGRGLNVVERPVTRAEAGQSPRACPDLVVAVVRGRRRLDFADPEAAVLQPTDRVITIQRSNPSS